From a region of the Synechococcus sp. RS9916 genome:
- a CDS encoding MBL fold metallo-hydrolase, protein MTLTTALEPGRPPQQIRPDLWLFPPNRDCLGGSSWWLDCGDEPVLIDCPPLTEASLEALQRLAAGRTPKVLLTNREGHGRVRRLQQRLGWPVLVQEQEAYLLPGVDPLETFAEEHRTAVGLRLLWTPGPTPGSCVVHAPAPWNVLFCGRLLVPVAVGVLAGLQHRRTFHWPRQQRSLERLREWVGSDPLPSLASGAGLGALRGERLVPWSAWSQGVPAGVSAHGSV, encoded by the coding sequence ATGACGCTGACCACCGCGCTGGAGCCCGGCCGTCCGCCGCAGCAGATTCGCCCCGATCTGTGGCTGTTCCCGCCCAACCGCGATTGCCTCGGTGGTTCGTCCTGGTGGCTCGACTGTGGTGATGAGCCGGTGTTGATCGATTGCCCCCCGCTCACCGAGGCCAGCCTGGAGGCTCTGCAACGGCTCGCTGCAGGACGCACGCCCAAGGTGCTGCTCACCAACCGGGAGGGACATGGCCGTGTGCGGCGGTTGCAGCAGCGGCTCGGCTGGCCGGTGCTGGTGCAGGAGCAGGAGGCCTACCTCTTGCCGGGCGTGGACCCCCTGGAGACCTTCGCCGAGGAACACCGCACGGCCGTGGGGTTGCGCTTGTTGTGGACCCCCGGGCCCACGCCGGGGAGCTGTGTGGTGCATGCTCCGGCCCCCTGGAACGTGTTGTTCTGCGGACGTTTGCTGGTGCCTGTGGCAGTGGGGGTTCTGGCTGGTTTGCAGCATCGACGCACCTTCCACTGGCCGCGCCAGCAGCGCAGCCTCGAACGTCTACGCGAATGGGTGGGTTCAGATCCCTTGCCATCACTGGCTTCTGGGGCGGGGCTTGGTGCTTTGCGGGGAGAGCGGCTAGTGCCTTGGAGTGCCTGGTCGCAGGGCGTGCCTGCTGGTGTTTCCGCACATGGATCTGTGTAA
- a CDS encoding MFS transporter has translation MLAYGLGDAGTGLAATQLGFYLFPFFTCAAGLPAFLAGSLLTVIKVWDAINDPLIGWMSDHTQSRWGPRLPWMLGAALPLGISLAAMWWVPDGGIWERTTYYVVMAILLMTAYTSVNLPYASLSTELTPDTAIRTRLNAARFTGSIIAGLSGLVVGAVVLGNGADGYLVMGRITGTIAAAATLACCWGLAPFAKKAQRPSGASEPLLLQLKRIRSNPRFLLVLGLYLLLWFGLQLMQVVALIWLVQVIHLSPGLSTWILLPFQISALAGLQIWSLVSNRRGRLVALRWGGGLWIAACLWSMAFAPLAPGASGWALASLIALISLVGIGASTAYLIPWSLLPDAIDADPAHPAGMYTAWMVLGQKLIIGLSMSVFGGLLSLTGYISSQTCDGALSFIEQPDTALLAIRLCMGLIPAGLVAIGLMVMRRWPDRGAHLQHS, from the coding sequence ATGCTGGCCTACGGGCTGGGCGATGCCGGCACTGGACTGGCCGCAACCCAACTGGGGTTTTACCTCTTTCCCTTCTTCACCTGTGCCGCAGGGCTGCCCGCCTTCCTCGCCGGCTCTCTGCTGACGGTGATCAAGGTGTGGGATGCCATCAACGATCCCCTGATCGGCTGGATGAGCGACCACACCCAAAGCCGCTGGGGTCCTCGCCTGCCCTGGATGCTTGGCGCAGCCCTACCCCTGGGGATCAGCCTAGCGGCGATGTGGTGGGTGCCGGATGGGGGCATTTGGGAACGCACCACTTACTACGTGGTGATGGCGATCCTGCTGATGACTGCCTACACCAGCGTCAACCTTCCCTATGCGTCCCTCTCGACTGAGCTGACGCCTGACACGGCGATCCGCACCCGCCTGAATGCAGCCCGTTTCACAGGATCGATCATCGCAGGCCTCAGTGGCCTGGTGGTGGGAGCCGTGGTGCTGGGCAACGGCGCCGATGGCTACCTGGTAATGGGCCGGATCACCGGCACGATCGCCGCGGCCGCAACCCTGGCCTGCTGCTGGGGCCTCGCACCCTTCGCCAAAAAGGCCCAGCGCCCCAGTGGCGCCAGCGAACCACTCCTGTTGCAGCTGAAGCGAATCCGCTCCAACCCCCGCTTCCTGCTGGTGCTGGGGCTGTATCTGCTGCTCTGGTTTGGCCTACAACTGATGCAGGTGGTGGCCCTGATCTGGCTGGTGCAGGTGATTCACCTCTCCCCGGGTCTCTCCACTTGGATCCTGTTGCCCTTCCAGATCAGCGCCCTGGCGGGCCTGCAGATCTGGAGCCTGGTGTCGAACCGCCGTGGTCGCCTCGTCGCCCTGCGCTGGGGTGGAGGCCTCTGGATCGCTGCGTGCCTGTGGTCGATGGCGTTTGCCCCTCTGGCCCCCGGTGCCAGCGGATGGGCCCTCGCCTCACTGATCGCCTTGATCTCCCTGGTGGGCATCGGTGCCTCCACCGCCTATCTGATTCCCTGGTCGCTCCTGCCCGACGCCATCGATGCCGACCCGGCCCACCCGGCTGGCATGTACACCGCCTGGATGGTGCTGGGGCAGAAACTGATCATCGGCCTGAGCATGTCGGTGTTTGGCGGCCTGCTCTCCCTCACCGGATACATCTCCAGCCAGACCTGCGACGGCGCCCTCAGCTTCATCGAACAACCGGACACAGCCCTGCTTGCCATCCGCCTCTGCATGGGCTTGATTCCAGCTGGACTGGTGGCCATCGGCTTAATGGTGATGCGACGCTGGCCCGATCGAGGCGCCCACCTCCAGCATTCCTGA
- a CDS encoding glycogen-debranching protein codes for MGSTITARGVNFSLAAPAANRVELLLFPHGDAAQPDRIIDLDSAHRSGDYWHVEVEGLGAGCCYGYRVFGPLQPGGHGFRPAKVLLDPCARAISGWNVYRRGSATGASPNTDACLKGVVCERDRFDFNTHPRPQHRWNRSVIYELHVGSFTRREDSGLEPNLRGTLRGLIRKLPYLQSLGITAIELLPIQAFDPQDAPPGRDNVWGYSPLSWFAPHHEFIEGHDPLAARQQVRELVAACHDAGIEVLLDVVYNHTTEGNQQGPTLSWRGIADCLYYHQTAKGEYQDVSGCGNSIAANRPLVRQLILESMRCWAIELGIDGFRFDLGIALSRGEKLKPLDHPPLFEAIDSDPELSDLKLVSEPWDCGGLYRLSDFPSKRIGAWNGRFRDDLRRFWKGDENSTWTLGQRLRGSPDLNDGKPLKLDRSVNFITAHDGFTLADLVSFNVKHNLANGEDNRDGENHNSSWNHGVEGPTTDRAVQTLRRRQQRNLLTSLLLSRGVPMLLMGDEVGRSQGGNNNTWCQDSPLSWMIWRQDDCDGDLLLFVQRLLKLRQRLPDLFSPETPISETRPRRGSEPDQLWRQWHGVELNKPDWASWSHCIATSLQRGDRGAVLWVGFNSYFKAMHFDLPPAASPWHRLIDTALPAGDDLPETPEPWTPQGVPLESRSLVVMAARELLPSETNTGSTTANNT; via the coding sequence ATGGGCAGCACGATCACGGCACGAGGCGTGAATTTCTCCCTGGCAGCTCCCGCTGCCAACCGGGTGGAACTGCTGCTGTTCCCCCATGGCGATGCAGCCCAGCCGGATCGAATCATCGACCTCGACAGCGCGCACCGCTCCGGGGACTACTGGCATGTGGAGGTGGAAGGGCTCGGTGCCGGCTGCTGCTACGGCTATCGCGTGTTCGGCCCGCTGCAGCCCGGGGGCCATGGCTTCCGGCCCGCCAAGGTGCTGCTCGACCCCTGCGCCCGGGCCATCAGCGGCTGGAACGTTTACCGGCGCGGCTCCGCCACCGGCGCATCTCCCAACACTGATGCCTGCCTGAAGGGGGTGGTCTGCGAACGGGACCGATTCGATTTCAACACCCATCCCCGACCCCAGCACCGCTGGAACCGCAGCGTGATCTATGAGCTGCATGTGGGCAGCTTCACCCGGCGTGAGGACTCCGGCCTGGAGCCCAACCTGCGGGGCACCCTGCGGGGCTTGATCCGCAAACTCCCCTATTTGCAGTCGCTGGGAATCACAGCGATCGAACTGCTGCCGATTCAGGCCTTTGATCCCCAGGATGCGCCTCCAGGTCGCGACAACGTGTGGGGCTACAGCCCCCTCAGCTGGTTCGCGCCCCACCACGAATTCATCGAAGGCCACGACCCCCTCGCCGCGCGGCAGCAGGTGCGCGAACTGGTGGCCGCCTGCCACGACGCCGGCATCGAGGTGCTGCTGGATGTGGTCTACAACCACACCACGGAGGGCAACCAGCAAGGGCCAACCCTCAGCTGGCGAGGCATTGCCGATTGCCTCTACTACCACCAGACCGCCAAGGGCGAGTACCAAGACGTGAGCGGTTGCGGCAACAGCATTGCGGCCAACAGGCCCTTGGTGCGCCAGCTGATCCTGGAATCCATGCGCTGCTGGGCGATCGAGCTGGGGATCGACGGTTTCCGTTTTGATCTGGGCATCGCCCTCAGTCGCGGGGAAAAGCTCAAACCGCTCGACCATCCACCGCTGTTTGAAGCCATCGACAGTGACCCCGAGCTCAGTGATCTGAAGCTGGTGAGTGAACCCTGGGATTGCGGCGGGCTGTATCGCCTGAGCGATTTCCCCTCCAAACGCATCGGCGCCTGGAACGGCAGGTTCCGCGATGACCTGCGCCGCTTCTGGAAGGGCGATGAGAACAGCACCTGGACGCTGGGGCAACGCCTGCGGGGCAGCCCCGACCTCAATGACGGCAAACCGCTGAAGCTCGACCGCTCAGTGAATTTCATCACCGCCCACGACGGCTTCACCCTGGCGGACCTAGTGAGCTTCAACGTCAAGCACAACCTCGCCAACGGTGAAGACAACCGGGACGGCGAAAACCACAACAGCAGCTGGAACCATGGGGTGGAAGGGCCCACCACCGATCGGGCCGTGCAAACCCTGCGCCGCCGCCAACAACGCAATTTGCTCACCAGCCTGCTGCTCAGCCGCGGGGTGCCGATGCTGCTGATGGGCGATGAAGTGGGCCGCAGCCAGGGGGGCAACAACAACACCTGGTGCCAGGACAGCCCTTTGAGCTGGATGATCTGGCGGCAGGACGACTGCGACGGCGATCTTCTCCTCTTCGTGCAACGGCTGTTGAAGCTGCGGCAGCGGTTGCCGGATCTGTTCAGCCCCGAGACGCCGATCAGCGAAACGCGACCCCGGCGTGGCAGCGAGCCCGACCAACTGTGGCGCCAGTGGCATGGGGTGGAACTGAACAAACCCGACTGGGCCAGCTGGTCTCACTGCATTGCCACAAGCCTGCAGCGGGGTGATCGCGGTGCGGTGCTGTGGGTGGGCTTCAACAGCTATTTCAAAGCAATGCACTTCGATCTGCCGCCGGCAGCCTCTCCTTGGCACCGCCTGATCGACACCGCCCTGCCGGCGGGCGACGACCTGCCGGAGACCCCAGAACCGTGGACCCCTCAAGGCGTGCCCCTGGAAAGCCGCAGCCTGGTGGTGATGGCAGCCCGGGAACTGCTCCCCAGCGAAACGAACACAGGCTCAACAACGGCCAACAACACATAG